The following proteins are co-located in the Natator depressus isolate rNatDep1 chromosome 4, rNatDep2.hap1, whole genome shotgun sequence genome:
- the EDNRA gene encoding endothelin-1 receptor, with product METFCLRVSLLLLVTGCVLSDSSDRYYTNLSDSGNYLTTYSGIEPSLLLTTSRPMVPNKTNYCSQRTKIVDTFKYVNTVIACIIFIVGLVGNATLLRIIYQNKCMRNGPNALIASLALGDLIYIVIDIPINVYKLHAQRWPFADSDFGLFLCKFLPFIQKASVGITVLNLCALSVDRYRAVASWSRVQGIGIPMITAIEIFSIWILSFILAIPEAIGFVMIPFKYKGEDHITCMLNATNKFMMFYKNAKDWWLFGFYFCVPLACTAVFYTLMTCEMLNRRNSNLRIALSEHLKQRREVAKTVFCLVVIFALCWFPLHLSRILKKMVYNELDPNRCELFSFLLPLDYISINLATMNSCINPIALYFVSKKFKNCFQSCLCCCCYQSKSLVTSVPMNGTSIQWKNHELNNHNTDRSSHKDSIN from the exons ATGGAAACCTTTTGTTTAAGAGTCTCCTTGCTACTGCTTGTCACTGGATGTGTCCTCAGCGACAGTTCTGACAGATATTACACCAATCTGAGTGATTCTGGAAACTATTTGACCACGTACTCTGGAATAGAGCCCAGCTTACTCCTTACTACTAGCCGACCCATGGTACCCAACAAAACAAACTATTGCTCCCAACGGACTAAAATTGTTGACACTTTCAAATACGTTAACACAGTGATAGCTTGTATTATTTTCATCGTTGGATTGGTTGGGAATGCAACTTTGCTGAGGATCATTTACCAGAACAAGTGTATGAGGAATGGCCCCAATGCGCTGATAGCTAGCCTGGCACTAGGAGATCTTATCTATATTGTCATTGATATTCCTATCAATGTATATAAG CTTCATGCTCAGCGGTGGCCATTTGCGGATTCTGATTTCGGGCTGTTTCTTTGCAAATTCCTCCCCTTTATACAGAAGGCATCAGTGGGCATCACAGTCCTCAATCTCTGTGCCCTTAGTGTGGACAG GTACAGAGCAGTTGCCTCCTGGAGTCGTGTTCAGGGAATTGGTATCCCCATGATCACTGCTATTGAAATTTTCTCCATTTGGATTCTCTCCTTTATATTGGCTATTCCAGAAGCAATTGGTTTTGTCATGATACCTTTCAAATACAAAGGTGAAGATCATATTACCTGCATGCTCAATGCTACAAACAAGTTTATGATG TTTTACAAAAACGCAAAGGATTGGTGGCTGTTTGGATTTTATTTCTGCGTGCCACTAGCATGTACGGCTGTCTTTTACACACTAATGACTTGTGAAATGTTAAACAGAAGGAACAGCAATTTGAGAATTGCCCTCAGTGAACATCTTAAGCAG CGTCGAGAAGTTGCAAAGACAGTTTTCTGTCTGGTAGTGATTTTTGCCCTTTGCTGGTTTCCTCTCCATTTGAGCCGAATTTTGAAGAAAATGGTATACAATGAATTGGACCCTAACAGATGTGAACTGTTCAG TTTCTTGTTGCCACTGGATTACATCAGCATTAACCTGGCAACCATGAATTCTTGTATAAACCCCATAGCTCTCTATTTTGTGAGCAAGAAGTTTAAAAACTGTTTCCAG TCATGTCTCTGCTGTTGCTGCTACCAGTCCAAAAGTCTAGTGACGTCAGTGCCAATGAATGGAAcaagcattcagtggaaaaaccaTGAACTAAATAACCACAATACAGATCGAAGCAGCCATAAGGACAGCATAAACTGA